One Deltaproteobacteria bacterium genomic window carries:
- a CDS encoding alpha/beta hydrolase produces MLDRDEIQHQFVAANGLRFHVASCGTGDRLALCLHGFPECWYSWRHQLPLLARLGYRAWAPDLRGYGESDRPLHREDYAVERLLDDVAGLIDAAQARSTIILAHDWGAIIAWYFALRQLRPLDRLVIMNVPHPAVMDRAIRRPRQMLRSWYVLLFQIPRLPEALLRARNHRAIGDAFRNSAVDKSRFPDDVLRVYRDHAARPGALTAMMNYYRALVRGGGAERQRQLGYPPIEIPTLMIWGERDVALGKETTYGTDAFVPNLTLRYLPNVSHWVQQEAPETVNAMLEAWLSGQTVPEAA; encoded by the coding sequence ATGCTTGATCGAGATGAAATCCAGCATCAGTTCGTGGCGGCCAACGGCCTGCGCTTCCACGTGGCGTCATGCGGCACCGGCGATCGCCTCGCGCTGTGTCTGCATGGATTTCCCGAGTGTTGGTATTCGTGGCGCCATCAACTGCCGCTGTTGGCGCGGCTGGGGTACCGCGCTTGGGCGCCCGACCTGCGCGGGTATGGCGAAAGCGATCGGCCACTCCACCGCGAGGACTACGCGGTCGAGCGCTTACTCGACGATGTCGCGGGTCTGATCGACGCGGCGCAGGCGCGCTCCACGATCATCCTCGCGCACGACTGGGGCGCGATCATCGCGTGGTACTTCGCGCTGCGCCAACTGCGACCGCTCGATCGCCTGGTGATCATGAACGTGCCGCATCCGGCCGTCATGGATCGTGCGATCCGCCGCCCGCGTCAGATGTTGCGCTCGTGGTACGTGTTGTTGTTCCAGATTCCGCGCCTACCCGAGGCGCTGCTGCGCGCGCGGAACCATCGCGCGATCGGCGATGCGTTCCGCAACTCAGCCGTCGACAAGTCTCGCTTTCCCGACGACGTGCTGCGGGTCTACCGCGATCACGCGGCACGACCCGGCGCGCTCACCGCGATGATGAACTACTACCGCGCGCTGGTGCGTGGCGGCGGTGCGGAGCGCCAACGCCAACTCGGCTATCCGCCGATCGAGATTCCGACGCTGATGATCTGGGGCGAACGCGACGTGGCACTCGGGAAGGAAACCACCTACGGCACCGACGCCTTCGTGCCGAACCTGACGCTGCGCTACCTACCCAACGTGTCGCACTGGGTCCAGCAAGAGGCACCCGAGACCGTCAACGCGATGCTCGAAGCGTGGCTGTCCGGGCAGACCGTGCCTGAAGCCGCGTGA
- a CDS encoding PilT/PilU family type 4a pilus ATPase codes for MTLTDILDAALTREASDVILKDGMRPMFRAGGNLGPMEDAEPLSAEEVREAANEILVDDAHRMRFATERHADLAFDHVGLGRFRVNVFRQRGKIGIVLRIIPREIRTIAGLNLPPVVERLASERRGLVLVTGPTGSGKSTTLAAIIEHINQVSARHVITIEDPIEYVHNERLSIISQREIGEDVGDFPSALRSALRQNPDVIMVGEMRDLETIETAIIAAETGHLVLSTLHTVDASETVLRTISAFPEHQREQIRLVLASVLRGVVSQRLIQRADGKGLVPSVEVLVGSARVREYIEKQRGRDLPEVIAQGHNTYGMQTFDQSVTALFREGHITYVEALAHCRNPADFELQARDFAEKTQPRQQA; via the coding sequence ATGACGCTGACAGACATTCTCGATGCTGCGCTCACACGGGAAGCATCCGACGTTATCCTCAAGGACGGGATGCGCCCGATGTTTCGCGCCGGCGGCAATCTCGGCCCGATGGAAGACGCCGAGCCTCTCTCGGCTGAAGAAGTGCGTGAGGCGGCGAATGAGATTCTGGTCGACGACGCCCATCGCATGCGTTTCGCCACCGAACGGCACGCAGACCTCGCCTTCGACCACGTCGGCCTCGGCCGGTTCCGCGTCAACGTCTTTCGCCAACGTGGGAAGATCGGCATCGTCTTGCGCATCATCCCGCGTGAAATTCGCACCATCGCCGGACTCAACCTGCCCCCCGTGGTCGAGCGCTTGGCGAGCGAGCGGCGCGGGCTGGTGCTGGTGACCGGCCCGACCGGCAGTGGCAAGAGCACTACGCTCGCCGCCATCATCGAACACATCAACCAAGTCAGCGCCCGCCACGTGATCACCATCGAGGATCCGATCGAGTACGTCCACAATGAGCGCCTGTCGATCATCAGTCAGCGCGAGATCGGTGAAGACGTCGGCGATTTCCCGTCCGCCTTGCGCTCGGCGTTGCGCCAGAACCCGGACGTCATCATGGTCGGGGAGATGCGCGATCTCGAAACCATCGAGACCGCGATCATCGCGGCGGAGACCGGCCACTTGGTGCTGAGCACGCTGCACACCGTCGATGCATCGGAGACGGTGCTGCGCACGATCAGCGCCTTTCCCGAACATCAACGCGAGCAGATTCGCCTCGTGTTGGCGAGCGTGCTGCGCGGCGTGGTCAGTCAGCGTTTGATCCAGCGCGCCGATGGCAAGGGCTTGGTCCCGTCGGTCGAAGTGTTGGTCGGCAGCGCCCGGGTACGCGAGTACATCGAGAAGCAGCGTGGGCGCGATCTACCCGAAGTGATCGCACAGGGGCACAACACCTACGGCATGCAGACGTTCGATCAGTCCGTGACAGCACTGTTTCGCGAGGGCCACATCACCTATGTGGAAGCGCTGGCACACTGTCGCAACCCAGCCGACTTCGAGTTGCAAGCGCGCGACTTCGCGGAGAAGACGCAACCACGTCAGCAGGCGTAG